Proteins from a single region of Leptospira venezuelensis:
- a CDS encoding SDR family oxidoreductase: MNILITGASGGLGKNLAEKAYALGHNILLTNLNEKALKDYITKQKFDKNRVLISKLDVTSPSDWKKVMDLAYKKWGKLDILMNVAGYLLPGYIENVSPKDIDKHIDINAKGLMYGTREASIRMIAQGGGHIINIASLAGVAPIPGISLYSTSKFAVRGFSLAVAQELRPKKVFVSVVCPDAIQTPMLDLQKDYEEASMTFSGNRYLKTEEVTDIIFNKVIPNKPMEVLIPGSRGFLAKVGSFLPGLNALLSPSLMNKGKKKQTVYKKV; encoded by the coding sequence ATGAATATACTCATCACTGGTGCAAGCGGCGGTTTGGGAAAAAATCTGGCGGAGAAAGCTTACGCTTTAGGTCATAATATACTTCTCACAAATCTAAACGAAAAGGCTCTAAAAGATTACATTACTAAACAAAAGTTTGATAAGAACAGGGTATTGATCTCAAAGTTAGATGTTACTTCTCCTTCTGATTGGAAGAAGGTTATGGATCTGGCTTATAAAAAGTGGGGAAAGCTGGACATTCTAATGAATGTGGCAGGATACCTTCTTCCCGGTTACATTGAAAATGTAAGCCCTAAAGATATTGATAAGCATATAGATATCAATGCTAAAGGTTTGATGTATGGAACTAGAGAAGCTTCTATCCGAATGATTGCACAAGGTGGAGGGCATATTATAAATATTGCATCTTTGGCAGGTGTTGCTCCTATTCCTGGAATTTCTCTTTATTCTACTTCTAAATTTGCAGTCAGAGGATTTTCACTTGCGGTCGCCCAAGAATTGAGGCCCAAAAAAGTATTTGTGAGTGTAGTTTGCCCAGACGCGATCCAAACACCAATGCTTGATCTACAAAAAGATTACGAAGAAGCTTCCATGACATTCTCCGGGAATCGATATCTCAAAACGGAAGAAGTGACTGATATTATTTTTAATAAGGTTATTCCTAACAAACCAATGGAAGTTTTGATCCCAGGTTCCAGAGGATTTTTGGCTAAGGTAGGAAGTTTTCTACCTGGTTTGAATGCTTTACTCAGTCCTTCTCTTATGAATAAAGGTAAGAAAAAACAAACAGTCTATAAAAAGGTTTAA
- a CDS encoding trimeric intracellular cation channel family protein, whose protein sequence is MDLSYFFNLAGVTVFAVSGALAAAEKKTYHADAFSVFFTGFITAIGGGTLRDITLGNYPVSWVSDSNVLWAIFAGFAITFIFPRFLIRMKTGIFFFDTVGIGIYTVIGTRISLLSGVNPFAAAILGMVSAVFGGVIRDTLINEVPMIFRREIYATACLAGAILYIVLDRYEVNGSLNTAVSALLVIIVRMIAVRFNLSLPKFRLPE, encoded by the coding sequence TTGGACCTTTCTTATTTTTTCAATTTGGCTGGGGTCACAGTGTTTGCTGTATCAGGAGCCTTGGCCGCTGCGGAAAAAAAGACATATCATGCGGATGCATTCAGTGTATTCTTCACTGGATTTATCACTGCGATCGGTGGTGGAACTTTAAGAGATATTACTCTCGGAAATTATCCGGTTTCTTGGGTTTCCGATTCGAATGTCCTTTGGGCAATTTTTGCAGGCTTCGCGATCACATTTATATTTCCTAGATTTTTAATCCGAATGAAAACGGGGATTTTCTTTTTCGATACGGTAGGGATCGGGATCTATACTGTAATCGGAACTAGGATCTCATTACTGAGCGGAGTAAATCCATTCGCGGCAGCGATCTTAGGTATGGTGTCCGCTGTATTCGGGGGAGTGATCCGAGATACTTTGATCAACGAAGTTCCTATGATCTTCCGAAGAGAAATTTATGCAACTGCCTGTTTGGCGGGAGCGATCTTGTACATTGTGCTGGATAGATACGAAGTGAACGGAAGTTTAAATACTGCTGTCTCTGCTTTGCTTGTTATAATAGTTAGAATGATTGCTGTCCGATTTAATCTTTCTCTTCCTAAATTCCGTTTGCCTGAATAG
- a CDS encoding alanine racemase translates to MYRKGSNHGLLWIFAVALLLIVFIKPKDNGVSYTSYFKDLNTELKQNGPGKPIVLLDLDRLDSNLKLLKEKIKLPLSYRVVVKSLPSIDLLKYIVNATGSKRLMVFHSGDIIMLLNDPEFQKFDILLGKPMPIAALENIYSKTKKENFQNVQWLIDTSNRATQYLEFAKKKELKLQLSLEIDIGLHRGGFSNPEDSLAVLELLQTNPKSIELSGYMGYEPHVASVPVIFGDKISAMEKSLQNSLDKYSDFIKLGREKFPNLFQKEMVFNGGGSKTYSFYQKNPGIVNDVSLGSALVKPTDFDVESLEEHSPAAFIATPVLKKLEGTKIPFLESLSFLFPIWNPNQEVTYFIYGGAFSAKKESPKGLEDNSLFGSSTNQSILNGSKATNLEPDDQVFFRPTQSEKVMAEMGEIHLVRSGKLIGIWKTFIN, encoded by the coding sequence ATGTATAGAAAAGGGTCTAATCACGGATTACTTTGGATTTTTGCAGTCGCACTTTTACTGATCGTTTTTATAAAACCCAAAGATAACGGGGTTTCTTACACTTCTTATTTTAAAGATCTGAATACAGAGTTGAAACAAAACGGTCCCGGAAAACCGATTGTGCTTCTTGATTTAGATCGTTTGGATTCCAATCTGAAACTTTTGAAAGAAAAGATCAAACTTCCTTTGTCTTATAGAGTGGTTGTGAAATCTCTTCCTTCTATAGATCTACTTAAATATATCGTAAATGCAACAGGTTCTAAAAGGCTGATGGTATTTCACTCTGGGGATATCATCATGTTATTGAATGATCCAGAATTCCAAAAATTTGATATTCTTTTAGGAAAACCAATGCCAATTGCAGCTTTGGAAAATATATATTCTAAAACCAAAAAAGAAAATTTTCAAAATGTACAATGGCTGATCGACACTTCCAATCGAGCGACACAGTATCTAGAGTTTGCAAAGAAGAAGGAACTAAAATTACAATTAAGTTTAGAGATCGATATAGGATTACATAGAGGAGGATTTTCTAACCCGGAAGATTCGCTGGCAGTGTTGGAACTCCTACAAACGAATCCTAAAAGTATAGAACTTTCCGGATATATGGGTTACGAACCTCATGTTGCTTCTGTACCTGTAATCTTTGGGGATAAGATTTCCGCCATGGAAAAATCTCTCCAAAACTCCCTAGATAAATATTCGGATTTTATAAAACTAGGAAGAGAGAAATTCCCGAATTTATTCCAGAAGGAAATGGTATTCAACGGAGGCGGAAGTAAAACTTATAGTTTCTACCAAAAGAATCCAGGAATAGTTAACGATGTGTCCTTGGGTTCTGCTTTAGTGAAACCTACTGACTTCGATGTGGAAAGTTTAGAAGAACATAGCCCTGCTGCGTTTATTGCAACTCCAGTTTTGAAAAAATTAGAAGGTACTAAAATACCTTTTTTAGAATCTTTATCCTTTCTATTCCCGATTTGGAATCCGAATCAAGAAGTAACTTACTTCATTTACGGAGGGGCATTCTCCGCAAAAAAGGAATCTCCTAAAGGGCTCGAAGATAATTCTTTATTCGGGTCAAGCACCAACCAAAGTATTTTGAACGGATCGAAAGCTACCAACTTAGAACCGGATGATCAAGTATTCTTTAGGCCTACTCAAAGTGAGAAGGTAATGGCGGAGATGGGAGAAATCCATCTGGTTCGTTCTGGTAAATTGATAGGAATATGGAAAACTTTTATCAATTAA
- a CDS encoding MFS transporter — protein sequence MKEQTLSNRTMAGYASAEVGITAVETMAQIYLLDFYVSTVGLKPSLFGLAMLIAILWDAISDPIMGYISDRTSFTNGRRRPYILIGGFLLGLGAYFLFSPPELETQTSKFLYLVIAYFFTNTFMTMIAVPHISLGGEIGHTSGERNKIFGWRLFFANLGLLCGLLLPAIWVSLGKDGFSSRSFSSAVIWILLCFVSYFSYIFTKGRDFPYRRLETESNSVRANILSFFQSAVFILKNRYFLPLLLAFIVATAARTLNSSLGLLYYKERLLLEDSQVVIRILLPFVFFLTISIPLWIYLAKRFGKKLPAFWGSLLLGVMTMILYPVLPQGSYEAPLVAAFFGGIFAGSILLFDSLVADVVDYDELLTGEKREGAYFGFWKMATKIIRAIGFAFLGFLLEAIGYQAGAQTQDPELGWRLTILFGPVVGSLFVLASLIFTRMGLTSEVHAKIRELLSRKQNIQKRRSSGTTAG from the coding sequence ATGAAAGAACAAACTCTTTCGAATCGTACCATGGCAGGTTACGCATCCGCAGAAGTGGGAATCACTGCCGTGGAAACCATGGCCCAGATCTATCTTCTGGATTTTTATGTTTCTACGGTAGGATTGAAACCTTCTCTATTTGGCTTGGCTATGCTGATTGCGATCTTATGGGATGCGATCAGTGATCCTATTATGGGATATATCTCGGATCGAACTAGTTTCACAAATGGAAGAAGAAGACCTTATATTTTAATCGGAGGATTTTTACTAGGCCTAGGTGCATATTTTCTTTTCTCTCCTCCCGAGTTAGAGACCCAAACTTCTAAGTTTTTATACTTGGTAATCGCTTATTTTTTCACGAATACATTTATGACAATGATAGCGGTTCCTCATATCAGTTTAGGAGGAGAGATCGGTCATACATCTGGAGAAAGAAATAAAATCTTTGGTTGGAGATTATTCTTTGCGAATCTAGGCCTTTTGTGTGGATTACTTCTTCCTGCGATTTGGGTTTCTTTAGGAAAGGATGGATTTAGTTCTAGGAGCTTTTCTTCGGCGGTTATATGGATCTTATTGTGTTTTGTTTCTTATTTTTCTTATATTTTTACCAAAGGTAGAGATTTCCCTTATCGTAGATTAGAAACGGAGTCGAATTCCGTACGTGCGAATATTTTGTCCTTCTTTCAATCCGCTGTTTTTATATTAAAAAATCGTTATTTTCTACCTTTACTTTTGGCGTTTATTGTGGCGACTGCTGCAAGGACTTTAAACTCTTCTCTGGGACTTTTATATTATAAGGAAAGATTACTACTGGAAGATTCTCAAGTGGTGATCCGTATACTTCTTCCTTTTGTATTTTTTCTTACGATCTCTATTCCGCTTTGGATATACTTAGCAAAAAGATTCGGCAAAAAACTCCCTGCATTCTGGGGAAGTCTTTTGCTCGGAGTTATGACAATGATCTTATATCCGGTCTTGCCCCAAGGTTCTTATGAGGCTCCTTTGGTAGCAGCATTTTTTGGAGGAATATTCGCAGGCTCCATTTTACTTTTCGATTCATTGGTAGCAGATGTAGTAGATTATGATGAACTTCTTACAGGAGAGAAGAGAGAAGGTGCATATTTTGGATTCTGGAAGATGGCAACCAAGATCATTAGAGCGATTGGGTTTGCTTTTTTAGGTTTTTTGTTAGAAGCGATTGGATACCAAGCGGGAGCGCAAACACAAGACCCTGAGCTTGGCTGGAGATTGACAATTTTATTCGGACCAGTAGTAGGAAGTTTATTCGTTCTGGCTTCTTTGATCTTTACTAGAATGGGTCTTACTTCAGAAGTTCACGCAAAGATACGGGAACTTCTATCAAGAAAACAGAATATTCAAAAAAGAAGAAGTTCCGGCACTACGGCCGGATAA
- a CDS encoding tyrosine-type recombinase/integrase — translation MIDTEVPKKNKSSFEKLVKVIRQRNYKKATEYTYLRYNLDFLLFADKPAEKVVTKDIEKYIEYLRKKKVSSSTIQINISSLKMFFEEVLDMNVFEDFRRPAREYKTPKVLNQKEISLLLETASESPRSHLLCALAYYAGLRVGEIIRLKWGQFDLSKKTIKVDSPIPTQNRTVLMDSELQKILKKFEKEVGTEKSSYLFPGKYQGTHLTSRNVERLVGDLAKYAGIKAQVTLFTLRHSRAIHQLAEGKSLEDIREFLGHKSLATTESYLPIRKNLRPQVRQKHIQDALKEIKKKYKY, via the coding sequence ATGATAGATACGGAGGTCCCGAAGAAGAATAAGTCTTCCTTCGAGAAACTAGTAAAGGTAATTCGGCAAAGAAATTATAAAAAGGCGACCGAATACACTTACCTAAGATATAATTTGGACTTTCTTTTATTCGCGGACAAACCCGCGGAAAAAGTAGTTACCAAGGATATCGAAAAGTACATAGAATATTTAAGGAAGAAGAAGGTTTCCTCTTCCACAATCCAGATAAACATCAGTTCTTTAAAAATGTTTTTTGAAGAAGTTCTGGATATGAACGTATTCGAAGACTTCAGAAGACCAGCCAGGGAGTACAAAACCCCGAAGGTCCTGAACCAAAAAGAGATTTCACTTCTTTTGGAGACAGCTTCCGAGTCTCCTAGATCCCATCTTCTCTGCGCGTTAGCCTATTATGCAGGTTTGCGAGTTGGTGAGATCATTCGTTTAAAATGGGGACAATTCGATCTTTCTAAAAAAACGATCAAAGTAGACTCACCTATTCCTACTCAAAACAGAACCGTTTTGATGGATTCAGAATTACAAAAGATTTTGAAGAAGTTTGAAAAGGAAGTTGGAACCGAGAAAAGTTCTTATTTGTTCCCGGGTAAATACCAAGGAACACATTTGACTTCCAGGAACGTGGAACGTTTGGTCGGAGATCTAGCAAAGTATGCAGGGATCAAAGCACAGGTAACCTTGTTCACTCTCAGACATAGTAGAGCCATCCACCAATTGGCAGAAGGCAAAAGTCTGGAAGATATCAGAGAGTTTTTAGGTCATAAAAGTCTTGCGACTACGGAAAGTTATCTTCCCATCCGCAAGAACCTAAGACCTCAGGTCAGACAAAAGCATATCCAAGACGCTTTAAAAGAAATTAAGAAGAAGTACAAGTATTGA
- a CDS encoding shikimate kinase, with translation MKNIALIGPRGVGKSKISRKLSKLTGKPVISTDMIAVYLTGGVSIPDFVKSHSGNWKPFRDLEFQILKQVSASQNLILDCGGGILFDQDESGKEIVSERKTNILKESAFVISLSRKSEYLVEKIQNDPTRPPLSSVLSYKTILESRLPQYRAHSDIQIALDDRNTEEVCEEILRRSGWV, from the coding sequence TTGAAAAACATTGCCCTGATCGGCCCAAGAGGTGTTGGAAAATCTAAAATCTCCCGTAAACTTTCCAAACTCACAGGCAAACCCGTAATCTCAACAGACATGATAGCTGTCTACCTGACAGGTGGAGTGTCCATTCCAGACTTCGTAAAATCACATTCAGGAAATTGGAAACCTTTCCGCGACCTTGAATTCCAAATCCTAAAACAAGTCTCAGCTTCCCAAAATCTGATCTTGGATTGTGGCGGTGGAATATTATTCGACCAGGACGAATCAGGTAAGGAGATTGTAAGTGAAAGAAAGACAAATATACTGAAAGAATCCGCATTTGTGATCTCTCTATCCAGAAAATCTGAATACTTAGTAGAGAAGATCCAGAATGACCCCACTCGTCCTCCTTTAAGTAGCGTTCTTTCTTATAAGACAATTTTAGAATCCAGACTACCTCAATACAGGGCTCATTCGGATATCCAGATTGCCTTAGATGACCGCAATACGGAAGAAGTCTGCGAGGAAATCCTACGCAGATCCGGCTGGGTCTAA
- a CDS encoding HDOD domain-containing protein, producing MKEKIDQLFENEAQLPKISSVVSKVMEMVGKPDVVIAELAKEISKDPGLTAAVIKLSNSAYFRPAKPVKTVQESLMTLGIKTVQEIILLNETKGILKKELKGYQVDGESNWIHSLIVAELAKRIAVQKKLKLDKDVVFTAGLLHNIGKVILADFFPTVLMQFRTELQTYQGPYTDLEAKFFGYTHQEAGAKLLAKWNFPEELIEVARFYTEPEKATQFPELVSVVHIANCIVILGGMGIDIGGLKIQLSTKALQNVGVTEGDLQMYYTLLPEMAKHIEELISV from the coding sequence ATGAAAGAAAAGATAGATCAACTTTTTGAAAACGAAGCCCAGCTTCCTAAAATCTCCTCCGTAGTAAGTAAAGTGATGGAGATGGTAGGCAAACCGGATGTAGTCATCGCAGAGCTGGCTAAGGAAATTTCGAAAGATCCTGGACTTACAGCTGCAGTGATCAAACTTTCTAACTCTGCATATTTCCGTCCTGCTAAGCCTGTAAAAACAGTTCAAGAATCCTTAATGACCCTTGGGATCAAGACTGTACAAGAAATAATTCTTCTAAATGAAACCAAAGGTATTCTTAAAAAAGAACTGAAAGGTTATCAAGTAGATGGAGAATCTAATTGGATCCATTCATTGATCGTAGCGGAACTTGCTAAAAGAATAGCAGTCCAGAAAAAACTGAAATTGGATAAGGATGTAGTATTTACTGCAGGACTTCTCCATAATATAGGAAAAGTAATCCTCGCCGATTTCTTTCCTACAGTTCTCATGCAATTCAGAACCGAATTACAAACCTACCAAGGACCTTATACTGACTTAGAGGCGAAGTTTTTCGGATACACTCACCAGGAAGCAGGAGCAAAACTTTTAGCTAAATGGAATTTCCCTGAGGAATTGATAGAAGTAGCTAGATTTTATACTGAACCTGAAAAGGCCACTCAGTTCCCTGAATTAGTTTCTGTCGTTCATATTGCGAATTGTATCGTGATCCTAGGTGGAATGGGAATTGACATAGGCGGTTTAAAAATTCAACTCTCTACTAAAGCCTTACAGAACGTAGGTGTGACAGAGGGAGATCTGCAAATGTACTACACTCTTTTACCGGAGATGGCAAAACATATCGAAGAGTTGATCTCGGTTTGA
- a CDS encoding chemotaxis protein CheD encodes MLNKDVKIINVGIADIQGGQSPSMIRTTLGSCIGVVFYSPEKKVGAMAHIMLAKDPSGKDSSKNPHKYAETALPELVKRMTELGCGKGEYFARLFGGASMFKGMNSSFLQNIGDLNVSVAKEFLDKEKITLLVEDVGGHEGRTISLYLDDGRILLKKGGFEKYLYKVR; translated from the coding sequence ATGCTCAATAAAGACGTAAAAATTATAAACGTCGGGATCGCGGATATCCAAGGAGGACAGTCTCCTTCTATGATCCGCACCACATTAGGTTCCTGTATCGGGGTCGTTTTTTATTCTCCCGAGAAGAAGGTAGGAGCCATGGCCCATATCATGCTCGCCAAAGATCCTTCTGGAAAAGATTCCTCCAAAAATCCTCATAAATACGCTGAAACTGCTCTGCCTGAATTGGTAAAAAGGATGACTGAGTTAGGCTGCGGCAAGGGGGAATATTTTGCTCGTCTATTCGGAGGAGCTTCCATGTTCAAGGGAATGAATTCAAGCTTCCTGCAGAACATAGGCGACTTGAATGTAAGTGTCGCAAAAGAATTTTTAGATAAAGAAAAAATAACGTTACTCGTAGAAGATGTCGGAGGCCATGAAGGCAGAACGATTAGTCTCTATTTGGATGATGGCAGGATCCTTTTAAAGAAGGGCGGATTCGAAAAGTACCTTTATAAGGTCAGGTAA